The Macrobrachium rosenbergii isolate ZJJX-2024 chromosome 20, ASM4041242v1, whole genome shotgun sequence region AGTCTGTACTATATTACATAACACCTGTTTATTTAGTGTAGCAACTTCCTGACTTACCCTGTGAGGTATTGTTGGAGGACCATACACTGGCACTGGATCTTTCACTCCATACACTTTTTCTGTAGAGCCATACTCTGGTGGTGGGGGGAGATAACTCCCAACTGTAGTATGTTCGGGAATTTTGTAAGCATTGTCTGGTTCTTTATAGTCATAACCTTGAGCGGGAGCTTTGTAATCAGAAGCTGGGGCTTTATATTCAGGTTCTGGTGCTTTGTATGCTGGGGCTGGGGCTTTATATTCTGGTTCTGGTGCTTTATATGCTGCTTCTGGGGCCTTATATTCAGGTTCTGGTGCTTTGTATGCTGGGACTGGGGCTTTATATTCTGGTTCTGGTTCTTTGTATGCTGGGGCTGGGGCTTTATATTCTGGTTCTGGTGCTTTGTATGCTGGGGCTGGGGCTTTATATTCTGGTTCTGGTGCTTTGTATGCTGGGGCTGGGGCTTTATATTCTGGTTCTGGTGCTTTGTATGCTGGGGCTGGGGCTTTATATTCTGGTTCTGGTGCTTCGTATGTTGGGGCTTTATATTCTGGTTCTGGTGCTTTGTATGCTGGGGCTGGGGCTTTATATTCTGGCTCTGGTGCTTTGTATGCTGGGGCTGGGGCTTTATATTCTGGCTCTGGTGCTTTGTATGCTGGGGCTGGGGCTTTATATTCTGGTTCTGGTGCTTTGTATGCTGGGGCTGGGGCTTTATATTCTGGTTCTGGTGCTTTGTATGCTGGGGCTTTATATTCTGGTTCTGGTGCTTTGTATGCTGGGGCTGGGGCTTTATATTCTGGTTCTGTGTGCTGGGGCTGGGGCTTTATATTCTGGTTCTGGTGCTTTGTATGCTGGGGCTTTATATTCTGGTTCTGGTGCTTTGTATGCTGGGACTGGGGCTTTATACTCTGGTTCAGGTGCTTTGTATGTAGGAGACGGGTCTTTATAATCTGGGGCCTTATATTCTGGTTCTGGTTCTTTGTATGCTGTAGTTGGGGCTTTATATTCTGGTTCTGGTAGTTTGTATGTAGGGGCTGGGGCTTTATATGCTGGTTCTGGTTCTTTGTAAGCTGAAGTAGGGGCTTTATATTCTGGTTCTGGTGCTTTGTATGATGAAGTAGGGGCTTTGTATTCTGGTTCTGTTGCTTTGTAGGCAGGAGCTGGATCTTTGTAATCTGGTTCTGGTGCTTTGTATGCAGGTTCAGGGGCTTTGTAAGGATCAAAGTGTGGTTTTGGTGTGGCATAACCATAACCTGGCTTTGCAGGCTCAGGATATTCTTGCACTGGATAAATGGTTGGATCAGGGTGATATGCAGGCTCATGGTTTTTATTGTGGACACCACCATAAGTAGCTATTTTTGGTGGATGATCCCCAACTTGTTTGTATTCAATGTCATACTCATGAGGAATTTCATGGCCACTTTTCAGTAATAAGCCTCCCTTTGCAGCTTTATGAGAATCTTGATTATCATAATCATGAACATCACTGTGGACTTTAGTTAGCCAGCTATCTTTATAATGTTTGAattcataaggagggacaaatgTTACGTAGTCAGGATAAGGGGTAGTGTACTTTGGGGCCCACTGTGGATTGATTGTTGTAGAGTAGGATGGGTCATGAATTTTATATCCATGCTTTTCATGGTGCCCAAGGTAATCAGGGGCATTGTAGTCATCTTTTGGTGCATTATACTCTGCTTCTGGAGCTTTATATGCAACTTCAGGAGCATGATATTCCATTTCAGGGGCTTTATAATCGTATCCACCATTATTAGGGGCTGCATACATTTTTGCTGGAGGCTTATAGGTTGGTTTTGGGGCATGATATCCTGGTAAATATGATGGTGCCTTGTAGGCTGGTTCAGGAGCTTTATATTCAGGTTCAGGGGCTTTGTAAGCCGGTTCAGGAGCTTTGTATGCTGGCT contains the following coding sequences:
- the LOC136849328 gene encoding LOW QUALITY PROTEIN: uncharacterized protein (The sequence of the model RefSeq protein was modified relative to this genomic sequence to represent the inferred CDS: deleted 1 base in 1 codon), which codes for MVQPEVLKVAISLMLIAVCIAKINNNPEFGKEPIAALADDAGFSTKFPGGFPLNRSSKTSPQDLKIQDVDSLEEIHSSDVLKRPKRKLEKKIDDGKTDRIAKESDLIDTYGDVPSQMSIEHQSPALTYSKREAPLHSSALPSPAHPVQAVLMHHSVPHPTAYAVSPGYSYTPPYGAPQLSYGVTPHYGITPSYGLPQQYNDPFSAAYYPSPHIGYVSPTPYVLNSYSSSLPEPVYKAPAEDYKAAEPVYKAPEPAYKAPEPSYKAPEPAYKAPEPSYKAPEPAYKAPEPAYKAPEPTYKAPEPAYKAPEPTYKAPEPAYKAPEPAYKAPEPAYKAPEPAYKAPEPAYKAPEPAYKAPEPAYKAPEPAYKAPEPAYKAPEPAYKAPEPAYKAPEPAYKAPEPAYKAPEPAYKAPEVAYKAPEPTYKAPEPAYKAPEPTYKAHEPTYKAPEPAYKAPEPAYKAPEPTYKAPEPAYKAPEPAYKAPEPAYKAPEPAYKAPEPTYKAPEPAYKAPEPAYKAPEPTYKAPEPAYKAPEPAYKAPEPAYKAPEPSYKAPEPAYKAPEPAYKAPEPAYKAPEPAYKAPEPAYKAPEPEYKAPEPAYKAPSYLPGYHAPKPTYKPPAKMYAAPNNGGYDYKAPEMEYHAPEVAYKAPEAEYNAPKDDYNAPDYLGHHEKHGYKIHDPSYSTTINPQWAPKYTTPYPDYVTFVPPYEFKHYKDSWLTKVHSDVHDYDNQDSHKAAKGGLLLKSGHEIPHEYDIEYKQVGDHPPKIATYGGVHNKNHEPAYHPDPTIYPVQEYPEPAKPGYGYATPKPHFDPYKAPEPAYKAPEPDYKDPAPAYKATEPEYKAPTSSYKAPEPEYKAPTSAYKEPEPAYKAPAPTYKLPEPEYKAPTTAYKEPEPEYKAPDYKDPSPTYKAPEPEYKAPVPAYKAPEPEYKAPAYKAPEPEYKAPAPAHEPEYKAPAPAYKAPEPEYKAPAYKAPEPEYKAPAPAYKAPEPEYKAPAPAYKAPEPEYKAPAPAYKAPEPEYKAPAPAYKAPEPEYKAPTYEAPEPEYKAPAPAYKAPEPEYKAPAPAYKAPEPEYKAPAPAYKAPEPEYKAPAPAYKEPEPEYKAPVPAYKAPEPEYKAPEAAYKAPEPEYKAPAPAYKAPEPEYKAPASDYKAPAQGYDYKEPDNAYKIPEHTTVGSYLPPPPEYGSTEKVYGVKDPVPVYGPPTIPHRILDPYAADYDEIIYAPRRRRPLRRRRPGYRLRPRFYRETPKE